In Spirochaeta thermophila DSM 6578, the DNA window TGCACGACAGCTTGGGGTTCGCCGAGATGGGGGGTGCGGTGGTCTCCAATTCGTCGGCCTTCGGGGAGGGTGTGCTCCAGAAGGTCCTCGCCTTCGTGGAGGCCGAGGTGCCGGGCCGGGTCTACGACGTGTGGATCCACTCCGAGCAGTACTAGGAGAGGGCCTCTTCGGACTCCTCGTCGGGGGGGGCGAGGTAGAGGTCGGGGAGTACGAGGGTCTCTTCGGGG includes these proteins:
- a CDS encoding DUF503 domain-containing protein, whose product is MVVSVLRILIELPGVHSLKEKRSIVSSLKDKLIRRFKISFAEVDLHDSLGFAEMGGAVVSNSSAFGEGVLQKVLAFVEAEVPGRVYDVWIHSEQY